GAAATAATCCTCATAGTAAAAGTTTGAGCGTTGTTCTTGCTCTGAACGTTAGCCTAGATTCCCACCACCAGGCCGATCGCGATAACCTCTTTAACGAGAAGGCCAGTGCCAGAACGTGCTACGTACATCTGTACAGTGAATCAATTGGGATCTCTCTAGAATCCAATTAGATACACTGGCGAGGTCCTTTCCCCTTATGATGCTGCACAATCCGCGATAGGGTGAGGCACAATTGTGGTTTTCTCACGGCCCATTCCTTGCTGGTAAGATATCGTCAACGCGTCAGTCTCGTCTCATGCACCATTTTATGGTGGGCTTTGTGTCGCCTCGTGTTACAACTCCGTATCTGGGAGGATGTATGACATTCATGATTCTTCGCATCTGTCTGCTTAGCGTGGTTGCGGTACTGGGGATAGGGGGGCCCGTCTGGGCTCAGTCCACCGAACGTTCGTACGCGTGGCAACAGGGGCCGCTCGACGCGCCGCTTGGAGAACAAGCGACGCTCACGCTGTCGGCCGACTATCGGTTCTTGGGGCCACAGGATACTCAACGGTTGTTGAAAGAGATGGGGAATTTCCCCTCGGGTGCTGAGCTAGGACTGGTAACCGGGGGCTCAGGGGACAGTGAGTGGTTTGTCGTGATTCGATTCATTGATGCAGGGTATGTCGAGGATGGTGATGCCTCAAACTGGGACGCTGATGAGATGCTGACGTCCATTAAAGAAGGAACTGAAGAAGCCAATGCGAAACGGCGTGAGATGGGAATGCCGACCCTCAATATTCGTGGCTGGGAAGAGAAACCGCATTACGATAAGGCCACCAACAAAGTAGTGTGGGCCATTTCGGCCGAAGGTGGCCAAGGGACGACAGTCAATTACAATACCCTCGCCCTTGGCCGTCATGGATACATGAGTATGAATCTTGTAGCCAATTTGGCTCAGTTGCCTACACTCAAACCCCATGCGGCGAACCTCTTATCAAATCTGAACTTTGTGCAAGGCAAGCGGTACGTAGATTTCGACAGTACGACCGACAAGGTGGCGGCGGTTGGGTTGGCTGCACTCGTGGCCGGTGCCGCCTTTAAGTCTGGATTGTTTGCGAAGCTACTCTTGCTCATCATTGCATTCAAAAAGGTCATTCTTCTTGCGGGAGTGGCTGTGGTGGGTTGGGTGTGGAAGATCGTGAAGGGCCGCTCTACTCCAAGGCCATCGGCCTGATGGAGGCGAGATGAAGACCCTGCTTGCCCTGCTGGCTGGAGCGAAGTTCGGTAAGGTGTTGCTGACCTCCGGCACGATGCTCTTGTCGGTCATTACCTATAGCTTCATCTATGGGTGGTGGTATGCCGCAGGCTTCGTTGGACTGATCTTTTGTCATGAAATGGGGCATTTTATTGCAGCTCGACAACGTGGATTGGATGTCGGGGCTCCGACCTTCATCCCATTCGTCGGAGCCTGGATTCAGCTGAAAGAACAACCGATGGATGTGGAAACAGAAGCCTATGTGGCCATGGCTGGACCGGTGGTCGGAACCATTGCGGCCATGGGGTGCTACTATGCCGCTGATTTCTTACAGAGTCCGCTTCTCCGGGCTCTGGCTTATGCGGGGTTCATGCTGAATCTCTTCAATCTGATCCCGCTCGCTCCGCTGGACGGCGGGCGCATTACGTCGATCATTTCGCCAAAAACATGGTGGATTGGAGCACCCTTGATCGTGGCCCTTTTTCTTTGGAACCACAGTCCCATGCTCTTGCTCCTGGCGCTTCTGTCGATTCCCCACCTGCTCTCAACGTTCCG
The Candidatus Nitrospira nitrosa DNA segment above includes these coding regions:
- a CDS encoding DUF2167 domain-containing protein, whose amino-acid sequence is MTFMILRICLLSVVAVLGIGGPVWAQSTERSYAWQQGPLDAPLGEQATLTLSADYRFLGPQDTQRLLKEMGNFPSGAELGLVTGGSGDSEWFVVIRFIDAGYVEDGDASNWDADEMLTSIKEGTEEANAKRREMGMPTLNIRGWEEKPHYDKATNKVVWAISAEGGQGTTVNYNTLALGRHGYMSMNLVANLAQLPTLKPHAANLLSNLNFVQGKRYVDFDSTTDKVAAVGLAALVAGAAFKSGLFAKLLLLIIAFKKVILLAGVAVVGWVWKIVKGRSTPRPSA
- a CDS encoding site-2 protease family protein translates to MKTLLALLAGAKFGKVLLTSGTMLLSVITYSFIYGWWYAAGFVGLIFCHEMGHFIAARQRGLDVGAPTFIPFVGAWIQLKEQPMDVETEAYVAMAGPVVGTIAAMGCYYAADFLQSPLLRALAYAGFMLNLFNLIPLAPLDGGRITSIISPKTWWIGAPLIVALFLWNHSPMLLLLALLSIPHLLSTFRRTGSAMPERYYDVSPSTRWSYAAYYLLLAGFLGVMTYETHRAVGL